In Candidatus Mycalebacterium zealandia, one DNA window encodes the following:
- a CDS encoding sulfatase-like hydrolase/transferase, translating into MNTPRPDEIKRCVIMLTDGARKDVFEQLLSSGRLPNISRHIVEPGGFITASSVFPSTTGPAYTPYLLGSFPGKCNMPGIRWLDKKLWDKTLTFRRLRSYVSYEATFLNSDLNPYPPTLFELIPSSVSIFNEMTRGLPFSRDLTSMSTAFHKIKSHFFEDGYSIDRIAADKFLSCFDGDARDFPLFCFAVFMEIDSLSHKLHPFHKKVIDAYLKMDGIVGEIVEKLKQKGVFKNTLLAIVSDHGLTATHTHFDLSKKLEREGFSILEYPNIFRNFFGADCSVMVSGNSMAHIYLKNASNETRKNIARRCASEKQIDLVMSLREDGWIEILSERGSAVVKADNDTILYETNGGDPFGFQRMSGEMTKDAQLELTFQTDYPDALVQACQIFESSRTGDIVVSAKQGFDLRARFEIPEHKASHGSMIKDHISVPIALNAKIAARPARTVDIYPTILEHMGIAVPENIDGKSLLV; encoded by the coding sequence TTGAACACCCCGCGCCCGGATGAAATAAAAAGATGCGTCATCATGCTCACGGACGGCGCGCGCAAGGATGTTTTTGAGCAGTTGTTGTCAAGCGGGCGGCTGCCGAACATATCGCGGCACATAGTTGAACCGGGCGGTTTCATAACCGCTTCGTCCGTTTTTCCGTCAACCACCGGACCCGCCTACACTCCATATCTGCTCGGCTCATTTCCGGGAAAGTGCAACATGCCGGGAATCCGCTGGCTTGATAAAAAACTGTGGGACAAAACTCTGACTTTCAGACGTTTGAGAAGTTATGTGAGCTATGAAGCGACTTTCCTCAATTCAGACCTGAACCCTTATCCGCCAACTCTGTTTGAACTGATTCCCTCAAGCGTGAGCATCTTCAATGAAATGACCAGAGGGTTGCCGTTCAGTCGAGACCTGACCTCTATGTCCACCGCTTTTCACAAAATCAAAAGCCATTTTTTTGAAGATGGCTACTCAATTGACAGAATCGCGGCGGACAAATTTCTGAGCTGTTTCGACGGAGACGCGCGGGATTTTCCGCTTTTCTGCTTTGCAGTCTTTATGGAGATAGATTCGCTTTCCCACAAGCTTCATCCTTTTCACAAAAAAGTCATAGACGCATATTTGAAAATGGACGGCATAGTCGGCGAGATTGTGGAAAAACTCAAACAAAAAGGCGTTTTTAAAAATACACTCCTCGCTATTGTGAGCGACCACGGACTCACGGCGACTCACACTCATTTTGACCTGTCAAAAAAGCTTGAACGCGAAGGATTCAGCATCCTTGAATACCCGAATATTTTCCGCAATTTCTTCGGCGCGGACTGCTCGGTAATGGTGTCGGGCAACTCAATGGCGCATATTTACTTGAAGAACGCGAGCAACGAAACACGCAAAAACATCGCGCGGCGGTGCGCGTCCGAAAAACAGATTGATCTGGTCATGAGCCTCCGTGAAGACGGGTGGATTGAGATTCTTTCAGAGCGCGGAAGTGCGGTTGTGAAAGCTGATAACGACACAATACTTTATGAAACAAACGGTGGCGACCCGTTCGGTTTTCAGCGCATGAGCGGGGAAATGACAAAGGACGCGCAATTGGAACTGACTTTTCAAACTGATTATCCGGACGCGCTCGTGCAGGCGTGCCAAATTTTTGAATCTTCACGCACGGGAGACATAGTGGTAAGTGCAAAACAGGGTTTTGATTTAAGGGCGCGTTTTGAAATTCCCGAACACAAAGCGTCTCACGGCTCAATGATTAAAGACCATATCTCGGTTCCCATAGCGCTCAACGCAAAAATCGCCGCGCGCCCCGCGCGAACCGTGGACATTTATCCCACCATTCTCGAACACATGGGAATCGCCGTTCCTGAAAATATTGACGGCAAAAGTCTTCTTGTTTAA